GCGACGATGAATATGCGCTGCAAGGACAACGTGCCCGTCTTCGAAGGCCAGCAGATCCAGATCGGCGGCAACGAAAGTTATATTCCGGTTTGCCGGAAATGCTACTCATTAAAAAAGAAACAAGCACATAATCTGTAACAGGATGTCCGCCAGGGGACGGGGCCGCAGAGCAATGCGGGTTTCGTCCTCTATTTGCGTTTTGGGCCGGGTATCGTTACGAAAACCCGTTCACCGGCCCGGCTTGCCCTACATAAAATGGGAATAAACAAGCCGAATCCGGGAGGCGGGTTTTATGAAAAAGCTTCGCCGCACGCTGCGCATCGCCGCAGTTCTCTATCTGCTTGCCTGGTTTATGGGCGGCTTTTGGTTCATCGCCGTGCTGAAAAGCGATACGCTCCACCGCTTGGCCGGCATTGACGTGGACAAAATGAAGGATTACCTGTATTACGCGCTGGCCGGGGCGATCGGCGGCACCTTGTACGCGCTGCGAATATTGCATGAGTTTTATTACAGAATCAACGTCCGGTGGCTGATCTGGTATTTGCTGCGTCCGTTTCTTTGCGCGGGAACCGCCGTCATGACGATCGTCTTGTTTCAGAGCGGCATCCTGCTGCTGCAGGTCGGGGACACGGCAAGCGCGAAAATCGGAGTCGCTTTTCTCGTCGGCTATGGCTTCGGCAAATGCATGGATAAGCTGAAAACGCTGACCGAAGTGCTGTTTAACGGCAAATCGGACCCGCCGCAGGGAGGCAAAGAAAACGCGAAATAGCGGCGGCTTATGTCGAAGCAAACCACAGGTTTTTGTAGTTGCTCCATCCGAAGGAGCTGATCGATGCGCCTCTCAGCTGCTGCGGGTAGTTCATATGCTGCAGCCGGCGGTATAAAAACAAAATCTCCCCCGAAGCGGCCAACTCCCTCTCCAGCGAATGCCATAGCTCCAGCCGCAGGGAACGTTCCGCCGCTGCGCGAATCCGTTCCAGCCGAGCCGTCCATTGGCCCGCAAGCTCCGGGGACATATGGCGGCGAACCGGACTGTCCGGGTTGCCCAGCTGAAAAAAATAAGTCCACTCCTCATCTTCGTCGACCGCCTGCTCCAGAAGCAGCATGTCCGCCGCATCGATCGTCTCCGGACGAAGCAGCTCGTCATACGGGACAAGCACGACCTCGAGGTCGACCGCGACGGCCCTAAGCGCTTCCCGAAGCCAGGCCGACTCCCGCTCGTTGCCGGCACCCTCGTAAGTATACAGCGACAGCCGGACAGGCTTGTCCCAGGCCGGACTTGTCATTTCCGGCTCCTCCGCCCACGATGGCCGGCGAGGGCCAGGCTCCATGTCGAGCACAAAACCGCTCGCTTCCTCGCTGCGATTTCCCCCAAGCTCCCCGATCATCCGTCTGCGGTCAATCGCCGCCCCGATCCTCCTGCGGACGCGCCGGTCAGCCAGCGGTCCACCCTTGGCCGCGTTCAGCGTCATCCACTTGCAGCCGCGGTCCAGCAGCGATTCCCGCTTCCACTCCTTGCCACCCTGTCCGGCGTAAGGGTAATGCTGGAAGTTCACGCCGAACGGCCCCTCTTCGGCTTCCGGAGCCGTTTTCTCGTAAAGCGATGGGAGAAACCACATTTCGACCCGGTCCAAATGAGGACGCCGCCGGTAATACGGCGCGAACGCCTCCAGCGCCAGGATGACGTCGTCATGGCGCGCAAGGCGGAACGGCCCGGCGCCGGGAGGCGTCCGCAGAGCGCTGTCCCAATCGCAGGGCACGATCGACGACGCCGTCGAGCCTAGCAGCGCCGGCAGCCGGTGATCCGGCGCGGCGAGCCGCAGCTCGACTTCGTAGTCGTGGCGGATGCGGACGTCGCGAATCGCCGCAAACAGCGGCCGGTAAGGCGAATCGTCGGCAGCCTGCAGGCGTCTGATCGTCGCCGCGACATCCCGCGCCGTCATCCCCGAGCCATGATGAAATAAGACGTGCTTCTGCAGGTAAAACACCCAGCAGGTTCCGTCGCGGCCGCACTCCCAGTGATGGGCTAGCGCCGGCTTGTATTCGCCCTTGGCCCGGTCGAATTCGACCAACGTATCGAACAGCTGTCGCACCATGTGCAGTTCCGTCCGGCGCGTCACATAGGCGGGATCGAGGCGGCCGAGCAGCCGGTACGTGGAAAATCGCAGCGTTTCCACCCGCCCCGCCGCCGGCGTATGTTCGACGCGGTAGCCGAGCGACCCGGCCAGCTCGCGGATGAGCGGCTCCACCGCGGAAGCGCCGATCCGGCCGCTTTTGATCAGCTCGAGCGCCTCCCGTTCCTTCCCGAGCGAGAGCCACATCCTGGCTTGCTGCGCCAGCAGCTGCTCCGGGCTCGTCAGAAACGCAAGCCGCGATCCGTTTCCTCTTCCGCGGCCGGGGCGCCAGCCGATCCAGCCGGAGTCCGCCATCGCTTTGACTATCAGCTTGACGTTGCGCTCCGTGCAGCAAAGCAGCTGTGCCAGCCGTTCGACCGTGACCGGCACCTCCTCCGCATGACGCTCCGTTTCTCGCATGAGCGCCTTGTACAGCGTTTCAAAGTGCTCCTCCATACGCAAGCCTGGTTCCCTCCCCCCCCGTTCTGAATTACTTCTTATGAAAAGCTCTGATCGAAGTCTCTTCGAACATGCCAGGTTTCGATTTTAAAAAAGGTGAAATTTGTTTGCGTTTATTTTACACTTTTTATTCCCCTTTTTCCAAGTAAAATACAGTTATTGTTAACGGATAACGAACGGGAAAGGAGCTTCTTCATGCGCTCGTCCGGCAAAACATCCGTCGTCATCATCGCCGTCGTCACCGCCATCTGCCTGCTCGGCGATTCGATGCTGTACATCGTGCTGCCCGTCTACTGGGAACAATTCGGGCTGGATTCGCTGTGGCAGGTCGGCGTGCTGCTGTCCGCCAACCGGTTTGCGCGGCTGCCGCTCGGCCCGCTCGTCGGCTGGCTGTACCACCGCATCACGAAGCGCAGCGGCGTGCTGCTTGCGGTGATCATCGCGCTCGTCACGACTTGGTCGTACGGATTTTGGCACGGCTTCTGGCCACTCCTGCTGATGCGGGTGCTGTGGGGAGTCGCATGGTCCATGCTGCGGCTCGGCGGTTATTTGACGGTGCTGGACGCTTCCGGGGAAAACAACCGCGGCCAACTGCTCGGTACGTACAACGGACTTTGGGGTATCGGCAGCCTGGTCGGCATGCTTGCGGGAGGCCTGCTTGCCGATACCGTCGGCATTCCGGCCATGTGCGCCGCATTAAGCGTACTGACGGCAGCGGGAATTCCTTTCGTGTTCAAATACGTTCCCCCTGTTATAGCGGCCGTCCCGGCCAACCCCCGGGAAGGAGACGTTCCCGCTCTACCGTTTTGGAAGCAGCGGGGGCCTCTGTTCGTGCTGCTGACCGGCCTGCTCATCTCGACCGTCTACTTCGGCATATACACCTCCACGCTGAGCAAAATGGTCGCGGAGCACCTGCCCTCCGGTGCGCAGCTCGCCGGCATCGCGGTCGGCGCGGCGACGCTGACCGGCATCGTCCAGGCGGTCCGCTGGGCGTGGTCGCCGTTTTTATCTCCGTGGATCGGGAGGCTCTCCGACGGCCGACTTGGCCGGAGAGCGGTGTTTGCCGGCGCGCTGCTCGGAACAGCGTTCGTCTTCGCCTCACTATCGCTCCCCGCGCCGTTCTGGCTGTGGATGGTGCTGCTGATGGTCACTCAGCTCGGCAACACAGCCGTCGTTACGCTTATGGATGCGCTCGCTTCCGACGAGGCATCCAAAACGTCCAAGGTCGCGTTTATGACCGTCTATACGACCGCCGTCGATCTCGGCTCCGCGATCGGGCCGTTCGCCGGTTATTTGGCGGCCGGTACGCTCGGCTTATCCGGACTGTACGCGCTGTCCGGAGCGCTGCTGGCCGCCCTCGCCTTATGGTGGGCGGCGGACCGCAGAAGCTCCGCCCATTTCATTTCGAAAGGAGAATAGTCATGAATCCCCGTTTACAAAAGCAGCTCGAATTTATTATGGAAATCGACAAGCTGAAGCACATTTTTCGCCGATCGAAGCTCATGAACCGGTCCCGGTTCGAAAATGACGCCGAGCATTCGTGGCATCTGGCGGTCATGGCCATGCTGCTGGAGGAGTACGCGGGCGAAACGGAGCTGAACCGGCTGCGGGTGCTGCACATGCTGCTCATTCACGATCTCGTGGAAATCGATGCGGGGGATACTTTCGCATACGATGCGCAGGGGCATGAAGACAAGCAGGAGCGCGAGGAAAATGCGGCCAGAAGGCTGTTTTTCATGCTGCCGCCGGATCAGGCGGAATGGATTTACGGGCTGTGGAGGGAATTCGAAGAGCGGCAAACCCCGGAGTCCCGGTTCGCCGCCGCTCTCGACCGGCTGCAGCCGCTCATCCATAATTACTACACGGAAGGCGAATCGTGGAAGCTTCACGGCATCAGGCGACAGCAGGTGCTCGATCGCAACCGGCATATCGCCGAAGGCTCTCCCGAGCTTTGGGAGCTTGCCCGGCATTTAATCGAAGATGCGGTGCGCAAAGGTTATTTGGCGGAATAACGTGCGGTTTTAGCCATGCCTAACTTTCCCAAGCAATAAAAAAATCATCTCCGGAAAAGGAGATGATTTTTTTATTGCGGTCCTAATCGTCAGCGCAGTGAACCGCCGGCGGTTTTACGGCTCATTTGATTCACGGCACTGAACAGAGCTTTTACGGATGAGGTCATGATATCAACGTCAATGCCGCAGCCCCAATGGACGCTGCCGTCCGAAGCTTTGATGCCGATATAAGAGACAGCTTGCGACTTAGAGCCTGTTTCCAAAGCGTGCTCTTTATAGATCAAATCCGTATAGTTCATCCCCAGAACGGTTTGCAGAGCATTGCTGATCGCATCGAGTCTTCCGTTTCCGGTGCCGGCAATTTCCTTGACTTCATTGCCGATCCGTATAGTGACAACGGTCTGAAAATCTTCATCGTCTGTAAAGCGGTATTTGACAAACTCGACAGGCGTTTGTATATTCACATATTCCTTCACGAAAATATCGTAAATTTCATCGGGCAGCAGTTCCTTTTGCTGCTGATCCGATACGTTTTTAACGCAGTAACCGAAGTTTTCGCGCATTTTCGCCGGGAGATCGAGTCCGTACTTCAGCTGCAGCACGTATCCGATCCCGCCTTTGCCGGACTGGCTGTTAATGCGGATTATATCGCCTTCATACTCCCTGCCGATGTCCTTCGGATCAATCAGCAAATAAGGGACCGACCAATGCCGGGGTTCCTTTTCCTCGCGCCATTTCATTCCTTTGGCAATGGCATCCTGATGCGAACCGGAGAAAGCGGTGAATACCAGCTCGCCTCCGTAAGGATGTCTTTCGCTTACTCTCATTTTGGTCAGTCGTTCATAAACGGAGATGATCGCAGGGATGTTCTCGAAATTCAGCTTCGGGTCCACCCCGTGGGAGTACATGTTCAGAGCCAGCGTGACAATGTCCACGTTCCCCGTTCTTTCCCCGTTTCCGAACAAAGTGCCTTCGACGCGCTGGGCTCCGGCCAGCACCCCCAGCTCCGCATCCGCCACACCCGTTCCCCTGTCGTTATGCGGATGGACCGACAAGATGACATGCTCCCGAAAATTCAGGCGCTCGCTCATATACTCGATCTGGCTGGCGTACACATGAGGCATCGACATGGATACCGTTGCGGGAAGATTGATGATGACCGGGTTCTCCGCCGTCGGCCGCCATACGTCGAGCACGCTGTTGCAGATGTCCAGTGCAAAATCAATTTCCGTACCCGTAAAGCTTTCCGGAGAATACTGGAACTGAAAATTCCCTTCTGTTTCCTCCGCACACTGCTTTAATAACTTGGCGCCGCTCACAGCGATGTCGATAATTTCTTCTTTGGATTTGCGGAATACTTGTTCCCGCTGCGCCACGGATGTCGAGTTGTACAAATGCACTACGGCTTTTTTCGCGCCTTTCAGCGATTCAAAGGTTTTGCGGATAATATGCTCTCGCGATTGGGTAAGCACTTGGATGGTTACATCGTCGGGTATCAATTCCTGCTCGATCAATGTGCGCAAAAAGGTAAATTCCGTTTCCGAAGCTGCGGGAAATCCGACTTCGATCTCCTTGAACCCGATATCTACAAGCAATTTGAAGTATTCCAGCTTCTCCTCCAAATTCATCGGAACGATTAATGCCTGATTTCCGTCACGCAGATCGACGCTGCACCAAATCGGTGCCTCCGTAATGTATTCCTTTCTGGTCCAATTCAAGCTTGTCTCTGGCGGCATAAAATATCCTCTGGCGTACTTTTCAACATTTTTCATGGTTATCCTTCCTTTCATCAATTTCTGTGCTGACTTGCCAAAAACCGGACGAAATGCAAAAAAGCCTTTCATCTCCGATGAACAGAGACGAAAGACTTTGACATCTTACGCGGTACCACTCCGAATTCATGCCATACCCGGCATGCCCTCTACGGATACGGGTTTGCAAAAACGTTCAACCCTTGTATCCTCCTGATGATAACGGTCAGGCTCCGGCTCCACCTACTTTTCCGGGTTCAGCGAGCAACTCCAAGGCGAGTTCCGATTATCTCCGCGGCTGTTTCGCACCGTCCAACAGCTCTCTGTTCGCTTGAAAAATCGTACTATTCCTTATCAACGTATTTTAAAAATATTTGTGACAATCTTATATCACTTAACCTATGGTGTCAAGTGTTATCTTAACCCATTGGTTTGCGGGCGGCAACCTTGTACGCTCTTCTATGGTGCAGGGCGCTTGAAGAAAGCGATAAGCCGGTCTTGATGCGGCGTCACCGATACGAGTTCCCAGCCATGCCGGCCCCATTTGGCCAAAGCGTAGTCGAAGCCCGGATAACCGGCGTAATCCCCGAGTCCGGTTTCCGTGCTGTACTCCCACTTCTGAATATCGCCGGCTGCTTCCTTATAACCCGTATTTCGGCTTACATGCCCCGTGCGCAATGCAGCGGCTCCGATTTTATCCAAAACCGCTTCGCGTTCCGTCTCTTCGATGCCAAAAACACGCGGCGGCTCCGGAATATGAAACTGCGTATGGGAGTGGAACACCTGCAGCACCAGCGTGCCGAGCGATGTGCCGTCCGGCCGCTTGACCGCGTACCAGGCGCACCGCTCCCGCTCTTCCGGCGGTCCCCAATTTTCCACCGAATCGGATAAATGAAAGCCGGGACGAACCTGAAAACCGGCTTCGATCAATTCGTCGAACAAAGGGGCCGTAAACTTTTGAATATACACTCCGTAGGCGCGGTCTCCGTATTGTTCGAACATCCTCAAGAGCTCCTCCCGCTGCTCGTTCAGAACATCCTCCCATGTCTCACTTACACAATGATTGGCGTATTTGGCGACCGCCTGAATGTCGGCGGTGTCCGCCTCGCCGTACTCGATAAATTTTTTCATGAAATCCAGCTCCTCTTAAAAAATTTTCAATTACCCGGGTAGTCCCCGAACCTGACGGCGGGGTCGTGATTCGCAATCGCGGCTGCACAATCGTCCCGGCCGGAAAACTCCCGGATCCACCGGAAGGTGTCCCGGCACATCTTCTCATCGCTCATATGCCCCGGCAGCACCTCTTCGTTCCAGGAAACCGCAGAATATCCGGCATCGGAAGCGAGCAGCAGCCAACCCTTCTCCGTT
The window above is part of the Paenibacillus hamazuiensis genome. Proteins encoded here:
- a CDS encoding ABC transporter substrate-binding protein, with product MEEHFETLYKALMRETERHAEEVPVTVERLAQLLCCTERNVKLIVKAMADSGWIGWRPGRGRGNGSRLAFLTSPEQLLAQQARMWLSLGKEREALELIKSGRIGASAVEPLIRELAGSLGYRVEHTPAAGRVETLRFSTYRLLGRLDPAYVTRRTELHMVRQLFDTLVEFDRAKGEYKPALAHHWECGRDGTCWVFYLQKHVLFHHGSGMTARDVAATIRRLQAADDSPYRPLFAAIRDVRIRHDYEVELRLAAPDHRLPALLGSTASSIVPCDWDSALRTPPGAGPFRLARHDDVILALEAFAPYYRRRPHLDRVEMWFLPSLYEKTAPEAEEGPFGVNFQHYPYAGQGGKEWKRESLLDRGCKWMTLNAAKGGPLADRRVRRRIGAAIDRRRMIGELGGNRSEEASGFVLDMEPGPRRPSWAEEPEMTSPAWDKPVRLSLYTYEGAGNERESAWLREALRAVAVDLEVVLVPYDELLRPETIDAADMLLLEQAVDEDEEWTYFFQLGNPDSPVRRHMSPELAGQWTARLERIRAAAERSLRLELWHSLERELAASGEILFLYRRLQHMNYPQQLRGASISSFGWSNYKNLWFAST
- a CDS encoding MFS transporter, whose product is MRSSGKTSVVIIAVVTAICLLGDSMLYIVLPVYWEQFGLDSLWQVGVLLSANRFARLPLGPLVGWLYHRITKRSGVLLAVIIALVTTWSYGFWHGFWPLLLMRVLWGVAWSMLRLGGYLTVLDASGENNRGQLLGTYNGLWGIGSLVGMLAGGLLADTVGIPAMCAALSVLTAAGIPFVFKYVPPVIAAVPANPREGDVPALPFWKQRGPLFVLLTGLLISTVYFGIYTSTLSKMVAEHLPSGAQLAGIAVGAATLTGIVQAVRWAWSPFLSPWIGRLSDGRLGRRAVFAGALLGTAFVFASLSLPAPFWLWMVLLMVTQLGNTAVVTLMDALASDEASKTSKVAFMTVYTTAVDLGSAIGPFAGYLAAGTLGLSGLYALSGALLAALALWWAADRRSSAHFISKGE
- a CDS encoding HD domain-containing protein, with amino-acid sequence MNPRLQKQLEFIMEIDKLKHIFRRSKLMNRSRFENDAEHSWHLAVMAMLLEEYAGETELNRLRVLHMLLIHDLVEIDAGDTFAYDAQGHEDKQEREENAARRLFFMLPPDQAEWIYGLWREFEERQTPESRFAAALDRLQPLIHNYYTEGESWKLHGIRRQQVLDRNRHIAEGSPELWELARHLIEDAVRKGYLAE
- the leuA gene encoding 2-isopropylmalate synthase, whose product is MKNVEKYARGYFMPPETSLNWTRKEYITEAPIWCSVDLRDGNQALIVPMNLEEKLEYFKLLVDIGFKEIEVGFPAASETEFTFLRTLIEQELIPDDVTIQVLTQSREHIIRKTFESLKGAKKAVVHLYNSTSVAQREQVFRKSKEEIIDIAVSGAKLLKQCAEETEGNFQFQYSPESFTGTEIDFALDICNSVLDVWRPTAENPVIINLPATVSMSMPHVYASQIEYMSERLNFREHVILSVHPHNDRGTGVADAELGVLAGAQRVEGTLFGNGERTGNVDIVTLALNMYSHGVDPKLNFENIPAIISVYERLTKMRVSERHPYGGELVFTAFSGSHQDAIAKGMKWREEKEPRHWSVPYLLIDPKDIGREYEGDIIRINSQSGKGGIGYVLQLKYGLDLPAKMRENFGYCVKNVSDQQQKELLPDEIYDIFVKEYVNIQTPVEFVKYRFTDDEDFQTVVTIRIGNEVKEIAGTGNGRLDAISNALQTVLGMNYTDLIYKEHALETGSKSQAVSYIGIKASDGSVHWGCGIDVDIMTSSVKALFSAVNQMSRKTAGGSLR
- a CDS encoding DUF6022 family protein; the encoded protein is MKKFIEYGEADTADIQAVAKYANHCVSETWEDVLNEQREELLRMFEQYGDRAYGVYIQKFTAPLFDELIEAGFQVRPGFHLSDSVENWGPPEERERCAWYAVKRPDGTSLGTLVLQVFHSHTQFHIPEPPRVFGIEETEREAVLDKIGAAALRTGHVSRNTGYKEAAGDIQKWEYSTETGLGDYAGYPGFDYALAKWGRHGWELVSVTPHQDRLIAFFKRPAP